Proteins encoded within one genomic window of Geotalea daltonii FRC-32:
- a CDS encoding response regulator transcription factor, with the protein MGKILIVDDDATFLDILGNYIKTYYPLLDVETCTSPVKALNAIRKQKIDLLLVDLEMPMLDGAKIFKYATDAGIDKNRIVILSGRDADYLHEHFPMGTCLAVLNKYEAKQKDVLNMIFSSMQRKAAS; encoded by the coding sequence ATGGGTAAAATTTTGATAGTTGACGATGACGCCACTTTCCTGGATATTCTGGGTAATTATATAAAAACCTACTATCCACTTTTAGATGTGGAAACCTGTACCAGTCCGGTCAAAGCCTTGAATGCCATCAGGAAGCAAAAGATCGATCTGTTGCTGGTGGACCTGGAAATGCCCATGCTGGATGGCGCCAAGATATTCAAATATGCTACCGATGCCGGAATCGACAAAAACAGGATTGTCATCCTGTCTGGCCGGGATGCTGATTACCTTCACGAGCACTTTCCCATGGGGACATGCCTTGCCGTGCTTAACAAGTATGAAGCCAAGCAAAAAGACGTGCTGAACATGATCTTCAGCTCCATGCAAAGG
- a CDS encoding ABC transporter substrate-binding protein → MKTLALKGLDQSKVELVVQTPNPDPISWANTIRKFNGIGSDIIITYGAPVTLAAIREVDNIPIVFVDVYGPVEAGVTRSMAAPGRNLTGVSSKVPMITLIKAANDIKHIKSLGILYNGREIGSVIQLKEIRRLAAQMGFSVVELNVSSANMLDSALGTLTSSDVDFIYAAESTLVTRSLEKVIFRARDHGIPVISHVPEAADKGALVTLEINTYEQGQLAGECVSAILQGKKQGQIPVATPKKVDLVINLKAAKLLDLNVPIQVLNISTKIVK, encoded by the coding sequence GTGAAAACTCTGGCACTGAAGGGCCTTGACCAGAGTAAAGTAGAACTGGTCGTTCAGACACCAAACCCTGACCCCATTTCCTGGGCAAACACCATCAGGAAATTCAACGGCATCGGTTCCGACATCATAATTACCTATGGAGCGCCGGTTACCCTCGCAGCCATTCGGGAAGTGGATAATATTCCCATTGTCTTTGTCGATGTCTATGGGCCTGTTGAAGCCGGTGTCACACGAAGCATGGCTGCTCCCGGCAGAAATCTCACCGGTGTCAGTTCCAAAGTTCCAATGATCACCCTGATAAAAGCAGCCAATGACATCAAACACATCAAATCGCTGGGTATTCTGTATAATGGAAGGGAAATCGGTTCCGTAATCCAGCTGAAAGAGATAAGACGTCTAGCTGCACAAATGGGTTTTTCGGTGGTTGAGCTTAATGTGTCTTCGGCTAATATGCTGGATTCGGCACTTGGTACCTTGACCTCATCGGATGTCGATTTTATCTATGCTGCCGAAAGCACGCTGGTGACTCGCAGCCTGGAAAAAGTCATTTTTAGGGCCAGGGATCACGGTATTCCAGTGATTTCCCATGTACCTGAAGCCGCCGACAAAGGTGCTCTGGTTACATTGGAAATTAATACCTACGAACAGGGACAGCTGGCCGGAGAATGTGTATCAGCTATCCTTCAGGGAAAGAAGCAGGGGCAGATTCCAGTGGCGACACCGAAAAAAGTAGATCTGGTGATAAATTTGAAAGCTGCCAAGTTGCTTGACTTGAATGTTCCTATCCAGGTGTTGAATATTTCGACCAAGATTGTAAAGTAA